Genomic window (Streptomyces sp. RerS4):
GCGACGGATCCGCCGGGCCAGCTGTGTGCCCTCCTCGACGATCAGCGCGTACGCGCTGACGTGGTCGGGCCCGGCGCCCAGCGCGGCCTCCAGGGAGGCCCTCCAGTCGTCGTCGGACTCGCCGGGGGTGCCGTAGATCAGGTCCAGGTTGACGTGCTCGAAGCCCGCCGCCCGCGCTTCGGCGACGCACGCCTCGGGACGCCCGGGGGTGTGCGTGCGGTCCAGCACCTTCAGGACGTGCTGCTTCGCGCTCTGCATGCCGAAGGAGACCCGGTTGAAGCCGCCGGCGCGCAGCTCCGCGAGGTAGCGCGGGTCGACCGATTCCGGGTTGGCCTCGGTGGTGATCTCGGCGTCGTCGGCGAGGCCGAACTCGTCGCGGATGGCCCCGAGCATGCGGACGAGGTCGGCGGCGGGCAGCAGCGTCGGCGTACCGCCGCCGACGAACACGGTCCGCACGGGGCGCGGGTCGTCCCCGAGCACCTTGCGCGCGAGCCTGACCTCGTCGATCAGGGTGTCGGCGTAGTTCTCGCGGGAGGCGAGGACGCCGCCGGTGCCGCGCAGCTCGGTGGCGGTGTAGGTGTTGAAGTCGCAGTACCCGCAGCGGGTGGCGCAGTAGGGGACGTGCAGGTAGAACCCGAGCGGCCGGTCCGCGGCGCCGGTGAGGGCGTGCGCGGGCAGCGAGCCGTCTTCGGGCATGGGGTCACCGTCGGGCAGTGCGGAAGGCATGTGCCCATTGTCCCGCACTGCCCCATGGTCGTTTACGCCCCGGGCCGGGGCGGTGTCACGCCTCCCGGGAGCCCTCGTACATCTCCTCGATGAGGTGCTTGAACTCGCGCTCGACGACCGGCCGCTTCAGCTTGAGGCTGGGCGTGAGGTCGCCGTGCTCCACGTCGAGGTCGCGCGGCAGGATGCGGAACTTCTTGACCGTCTGCCAGCGCTGGAGGCCCTCGTTGAGGGTCTGGACGTAGGTCTCGATCAGCCGGTTCGTCTCGGGCGCGGCCAGGACCTGCGCGTACGTCTTGCCCTCCAGCCCGTTCTCGGCGGCCCAGCCGAGGATCGCGGGCTCGTCGAGGGCGATCAGGGCGGAGCAGAAGTTCCGGTCGGCGCCGTGGACGACGATGGTCGACACGTACGGGCAGATCGCCTTGAACTGCCCCTCGATCTCGGCCGGGGCGACGTACTTGCCGCCCGAGGTCTTGATCAGGTCCTTCTTGCGGTCGGTGATGCGCAGGTAGCCGTCGGGGGACAGCTCGCCGATGTCGCCGGTGTGCAGCCAGCCGTCGCTTTCCAGGACCTCGGCGGTCTTCTCGGGCTGGTGGTGGTAGCCCTGCATGATGCCGGGGCCGCGCAGCAGGACCTCGCCGTCGTCGGCGATACGGACCTCCGTGCCCGGGAGCGGCTTGCCGACGGTGCCGGTGCGGTAGGCCTCGCCGGGGTTGACGAAGGACGCGGCGCTGGACTCGGTCAGCCCGTAGCCCTCCAGGATGTGGATGCCGGCGCCGGAGAAGAAGAAGCCGATCTCGGGGGCGAGGGCGGAGGCGCCGGAGACGGCGGCGCGCAGGTTGCCGCCGAAGGCCTCGCGGAGCTTGGAGTAGACGAGCGCGTCGGCGATCTTGTGCTTGGTCGTGAGGCCGAAGGGGGCGGTCGCCCGGCCGGTGCGGCGGAAGTTGTCCTGGGTGACCTTGGCGTACTCGCGGGCGACGCCCACCGACCACTGGAAGATCTTGTACTTGGCGCCGCCGCCGGCGCGGGCCTTGGCGGCCACGCCGTTGTAGACCTTCTCGAAGATGCGCGGGACGGCCGCCATGTAGGTGGGCTGGACGACCGGCAGGTTCTCGATGATCTTGTCGATGCGGCCGTCGACGGCGGTGACGTGACCGACCTCGATCTGGCCGGAGGTGAGCACCTTGCCGAAGACGTGGGCCAGCGGCAGCCACAGGTACTGGACGTCGTCCTTGGTGATCAGGCCGGTGGCGACGGTGGCCTTGGCCATGTACGACCAGTTGTCGTGCGGCAGGCGGACGCCCTTGGGGCGGCCGGTGGTGCCGGAGGTGTAGATGAGGGTGGCGAGCTGGTCGGCTTTGATCGCCGCGATCCGCTCCTTGATCGCCTCGGGGTGCCGCTCCAGATACTCCCTGCCGCGCTCCTCCAGCTCCGCGAGCGAGAGCACCCACCCTTCGGGGTCGCCCTCCACCGGCTCCGCGCCGGCCGCGTCGATGACCACGACGTGGGCCAGGCCCGGCAGCTCGGCGCGCCGCTCGCGGGCCTTGGCCAGCTGCTTCGCGTCCTCGGCGATCAGTACCCGACTTTCGGAGTCCGCGAGGATGAACGCCGATTCGTCGGCGTTGGTGCTCGGGTAGATCGTGGTGACGGCGCCGCCCGCGCACATCACGCCGAGGTCGGCGAGGATCCACTCGACCCGGGTGTTGGAGGCGAGCGCGACCCGCTCCTCCGGGCGCAGCCCGAGGGTGATCAGTCCGGCGGCGATGGCGAAGACCCGATCGGCCGCCTGACCCCAGCTGAGCGACTTCCAGTCGTCGGGGCCGCCCTGCGCGCCGGCCGCGGGCACCGGGTAGCGGTAGGCCTCCGCGTTCGGCGTGGCGGCGACGCGGTCAAGGAAGAGGGCCGCCACGGTGGGCGGACGGTTCTCGATCATGGTCTGTGTGTCGCTCACGACATCCTCCGGACCGGGGCCACGCGACGGGGCGTGGGCGTGGGGCGCTTGGACTGGCGGGGTTCTTTCAGACAGCGGGTTCGGACCGGCGGGTCGGCCGGCCGATTTCGAAACTGGCGAGTAACCATCGAGCAGTGATCAGACTAGAGGCCGTGCGGCCGGCGCGTAAGAGCCCCCGAGCGGCCGCTTCATAACGAAAAGGGCCCCCGCGCGTACGCACGGGGGCCCTTTCGACGTCATTCCTACTTCTTCTTGCCGCCGGACTCGTCGCTGGAGAGGACGGCGATGAAGGCCTCCTGCGGGACCTCCACGGAGCCGACCATCTTCATGCGCTTCTTGCCTTCCTTCTGCTTCTCCAGCAGCTTCCGCTTACGGGAGATGTCACCGCCGTAGCACTTGGCGAGGACGTCCTTGCGGATGGCGCGGATGGTCTCGCGGGCGATGACGCGGGAGCCGATCGCGGCCTGGACCGGCACCTCGAAGGCCTGGCGCGGGATGAGCTCGCGCAGCTTGGCGACGAGGCGCACGCCGTAGGCGTAGGCGGCGTCCTTGTGGCAGACGGCGGAGAAGGCGTCGACCTTGTCGCCGTGCAGCAGGATGTCGACCTTGACCAGGCTCGCGGACTGCTCGCCGGTGGGCTCGTAGTCCAGGGAGGCGTAGCCGCGCGTCTTGGACTTCAGCTGGTCGAAGAAGTCGAAGACGATCTCCGCGAGAGGCAGCGTGTAGCGGATCTCGACCCGGTCCTCGGAGAGGTAGTCCATGCCGAGCAGGGTGCCGCGGCGCTGCTGGCAGAGCTCCATGATGGCGCCGATGAACTCGGTGGGCGCGAGCACGGTGGCCCGTACGACCGGCTCGAAGACGTCCGAGATCTTGCCCTCGGGGAACTCGCTCGGGTTGGTGACGGTGACTTCCTTGCCGTCCTCCAGCACCACCCGGTAGACCACGTTGGGCGCGGTGGCGATGAGGTCGAGGCCGAAC
Coding sequences:
- the hemW gene encoding radical SAM family heme chaperone HemW — translated: MPSALPDGDPMPEDGSLPAHALTGAADRPLGFYLHVPYCATRCGYCDFNTYTATELRGTGGVLASRENYADTLIDEVRLARKVLGDDPRPVRTVFVGGGTPTLLPAADLVRMLGAIRDEFGLADDAEITTEANPESVDPRYLAELRAGGFNRVSFGMQSAKQHVLKVLDRTHTPGRPEACVAEARAAGFEHVNLDLIYGTPGESDDDWRASLEAALGAGPDHVSAYALIVEEGTQLARRIRRGEVPMTDDDVHADRYLIADSVMAEAGYHWYEVSNWATSEAGRCLHNELYWRGADWWGAGPGAHSHVGGVRWWNVKHPGAYAAALAEGRSPGAGRELLSEEDRRVERILLELRLVDGVPLSLLAPAGLRAAAKALADGLLEPDPYEAGRAVLTLRGRLLADAVVRDLVD
- a CDS encoding AMP-dependent synthetase/ligase, with the translated sequence MSDTQTMIENRPPTVAALFLDRVAATPNAEAYRYPVPAAGAQGGPDDWKSLSWGQAADRVFAIAAGLITLGLRPEERVALASNTRVEWILADLGVMCAGGAVTTIYPSTNADESAFILADSESRVLIAEDAKQLAKARERRAELPGLAHVVVIDAAGAEPVEGDPEGWVLSLAELEERGREYLERHPEAIKERIAAIKADQLATLIYTSGTTGRPKGVRLPHDNWSYMAKATVATGLITKDDVQYLWLPLAHVFGKVLTSGQIEVGHVTAVDGRIDKIIENLPVVQPTYMAAVPRIFEKVYNGVAAKARAGGGAKYKIFQWSVGVAREYAKVTQDNFRRTGRATAPFGLTTKHKIADALVYSKLREAFGGNLRAAVSGASALAPEIGFFFSGAGIHILEGYGLTESSAASFVNPGEAYRTGTVGKPLPGTEVRIADDGEVLLRGPGIMQGYHHQPEKTAEVLESDGWLHTGDIGELSPDGYLRITDRKKDLIKTSGGKYVAPAEIEGQFKAICPYVSTIVVHGADRNFCSALIALDEPAILGWAAENGLEGKTYAQVLAAPETNRLIETYVQTLNEGLQRWQTVKKFRILPRDLDVEHGDLTPSLKLKRPVVEREFKHLIEEMYEGSREA